The following proteins come from a genomic window of Lycium ferocissimum isolate CSIRO_LF1 chromosome 4, AGI_CSIRO_Lferr_CH_V1, whole genome shotgun sequence:
- the LOC132053704 gene encoding uncharacterized protein LOC132053704, with protein sequence MEDKVHRFVAGLGTHLIDECTTAALQPGAGQSSKASGSQYRPESGQMRPLLPWCTQCGKLHAIQCRWGSNAYYACGQPGHVMRQCLMRGGVGIIHITGFVVGSSSAVCPSGQGSQTLAGRGRGRNEASNSSGPQHHVYALG encoded by the exons ATGGAGGATAAAGTTCATCGTTTTGTGGCAGGTCTAGGGACACATTTGATTGACGAGTGTACAACCGCTGCATTGCAgccgg GAGCAGGTCAGAGTTCTAAAGCATCAGGTTCTCAGTATAGACCAGAGTCTGGTCAGATGAGGCCCCTTTTACCATGGTGTACCCAGTGTGGTAAGTTACACGCAATTCAGTGTCGATGGGGATCGAATGCTTattatgcttgtggccagccagGGCATGTGATGCGGCAGTGTCTGATGAGAGGTGGTGTAGGTATTATTCATATTACCGGGTTCGTAGTTGGTTCTTCTTCTGCAGTATGCCCTTCTGGGCAAGGTTCTCAGACACTTGCAGGACGTGGTAGAGGGAGGAATGAAGCATCTAACTCGAGTGGGCCTCAGCACCACGTTTATGCATTGGGGTAA